One window of the Salvelinus fontinalis isolate EN_2023a chromosome 2, ASM2944872v1, whole genome shotgun sequence genome contains the following:
- the LOC129815310 gene encoding amyloid protein-binding protein 2-like — MAALELEWIPETLYNTAISAVVDNYSRSRRDIRCIPENIQFDVYYKLYQQGRLCQLGGEFCELEVFAKVLRASDKRHLLHHCFQALMDHGVKVASILANSFSRRCSYIAESDAHVKVKAIHFGFVLGGFLSDAGWYGDAENVFLACLQLCTLHDEVLHWYRAVECCVRLLHVRNGNCKYHLGEETVKLAQLYMDKLAKHGHQANKAALYGELCALLFAKSLYDEAYRWCIEAMKEITVGLPVKVVVDVLRQASKACVVKREFRKAEHLIKHAVFLAREHFGHKHPKYSDTLLDYGFYLLNVDNICQSVAIYQTALDIRQSVFGGKNIHVATAHEDLAYSSYVHLYSSGKFDNALFHAERAIDIITHILPEDHLLLASSKRVKALILEEIAIDCHNKETEERLLQDAHDLHLSSLQLAKKAFGEFNVQTAKHYGNLGRLYQSMRKFKEAEEMHIKAIQIKEQLLGQEDYEVALSVGHLASLYNYDMNQYEDAERLYLRSIAIGKKLFGEGYSGLEYDYRGLIKLYNSVGNYEKVFEYHNILSNWNRLRDRQFAVADALEDVNTSPQATGEVVQSFLLSQNNGAGPPA, encoded by the exons ATGGCGGCATTGGAGCTCGAATGGATCCCAGAGACGCTGTACAACACTGCTATATCAGCAGTGGTGGACAATTACAGTCGATCGCGGAGGGATATTCGTTGCATCCCTGAGAATATTCAATTTGATGTGTATTACAAG CTGTACCAGCAGGGTCGGCTCTGCCAACTGGGGGGAGAGTTTTGTGAGCTGGAGGTGTTTGCCAAAGTTCTACGGGCATCTGATAAAAG ACACCTCCTGCACCACTGCTTCCAGGCCCTGATGGATCATGGGGTGAAAGTCGCCTCCATCCTGGCCAACTCCTTCAGCCGCCGCTGCTCCTACATTGCAGAGTCTGATGCCCATGTGAAAGTGAAGGCCATTCACTTTGGCTTTGTTTTAG GTGGCTTTCTGTCTGACGCAGGCTGGTATGGCGATGCAGAGAATGTGTTTCTGGCGTGTTTGCAGCTGTGCACACTGCATGACGAGGTTCTGCACTGGTACCGTGCTGTGGAGTGCTGTGTCAG GTTGCTTCATGTCCGGAATGGCAACTGCAAGTACCATCTTGGTGAAGAGACTGTCAAGTTGGCCCAGCTGTACATGGACAAACTGGCCAAACATGGTCATCAGGCCAACAAAGCTGCACTCTATGGAGAGCTGTGTGCTCTGCTCTTTGCTAAGAGCCTTTATGATGAG GCCTACAGGTGGTGCATAGAGGCAATGAAAGAGATCACAGTGGGTTTGCCTGTTAAGGTCGTGGTAGATGTCCTAAGGCAGGCTTCCAAG GCCTGTGTAGTAAAGAGGGAGTTCAGGAAGGCAGAGCATCTGATAAAGCATGCTGTTTTCCTGGCACG TGAGCATTTTGGACACAAGCATCCCAAATATTCAGACACTCTCCTTGATTATGGGTTTTATTTGCTGAATGTGGATAACATCTGCCAATCAGTTGCAATATACCAG ACGGCTCTAGATATCCGGCAGTCGGTTTTCGGGGGAAAGAATATCCATGTGGCCACAGCACACGAGGATCTGGCATACTCCTCCTATGTGCATCTGTACAGCTCTGGCAAATTTGACAATGCACT ATTCCATGCAGAGCGGGCCATAGACATCATCACTCACATTCTCCCTGAGGATCATCTGCTGCTGGCCTCCTCCAAAAGAGTCAAAG CTCTGATCCTGGAGGAGATTGCGATTGACTGCCACAacaaggagacagaggagaggctgCTCCAGGATGCCCAtgacctccacctctcctctctccagctggCCAAGAAAGCCTTTGGGGAGTTCAATGTTCAGACAGCGAAGCACTATGGCAACCTGGGCCGCCTCTACCAGTCCATGAGGAAATTCAAG GAGGCAGAGGAGATGCACATCAAGGCCATCCAGATCAAGGAGCAGCTTCTGGGTCAGGAGGACTATGAGGTGGCTTTGTCTGTGGGCCACCTGGCCTCTCTCTACAACTACGACATGAACCAGTATGAAGATGCAGAGAGGCTTTACCTGCGCTCCATTGCTATTG GTAAGAAGCTGTTTGGCGAGGGCTACAGTGGACTGGAATACGACTACAGGGGCCTAATTAAACTTTACAACTCTGTGGGGAACTATGAGAAAGTCTTTGAGTACCACAATATTTTATCCAATTGGAACCGGCTGAGGGACCGGCAGTTTGCTGTGGCTGATGCCTTAGAGGACGTAAACACCAGCCCCCAGGCCACCGGGGAGGTGGTGCAGTCCTTCCTACTGTCACAGAACAATGGGGCTGGCCCACCTGCTTAG